A stretch of the Papaver somniferum cultivar HN1 chromosome 6, ASM357369v1, whole genome shotgun sequence genome encodes the following:
- the LOC113289713 gene encoding uncharacterized protein LOC113289713 — MVNTDDERDPPPPPPPEKKLRELTSPCLDSEPLCITLTNPVELKSSMIHHLPKFKGLPGEYPNRHLQKFHHKMTSLRKGTEDSDTAMLQAFPFSLIDMAEEWMYYLPPGSITTWTEMKKLFLEKYFPATKASAVRKEISGILELTGESLHEYWESCSHRQLI, encoded by the exons atggttaatacagacgacgagagagatcctccaccacctccacctccggaGAAGAAGCTACGAGaattgacatctccatgcttagattcggaaCCATTGTGTATTACCTTAACTAACCCAGTGGAACTGAAGTCAAGTATGATTCATCAtttaccaaagttcaagggacttccggGTGAATATCCAAACCGTCATCTTCAAAAATTCCATCACAAGATGACAAGTCTAAGGAAAggtaccgaagacagtgatacgGCAATGCTGCAAGCTTTTCCGTTCTCTTTAATAGATATGGCGGAAGAATGGATGTATTATCTTCCcccagggagtattacaacatggactgaaatgaaaaaactatttttggagaaatattttcctgctaCCAAGGCGTCCGCTGTTCGCAAGGAGATTAGTGGCATTCTGGAGCTTACCGGAGAGTCTCTTCATGAATATTGGGAGAG ctgtTCTCACAGGCAACTAATTTGA
- the LOC113289712 gene encoding interactor of constitutive active ROPs 4-like, translated as MPRTRERVSEVPQRLSPRPPFHTRTSSSSESDPLHRSPKLSDRRSPRSAQSDPLNQKKLGTRVADLESQLGQAQHELKKLKDQLASAECAKKEAQEELEKKKKKPVNNPPPDIKGNTVSALPPTDIQEAKEEIREIPDKSSEEISKETDVYEVPVNTELVESKVELTKPVGESLDVVEFEGEIKHAEKSCEPPENALALWEDEINLLKTKLQEKEEECEHLRVNNESQNMQIIEAAMAVASAQAKEEETASKLKQTGIELEESKANAVRLKQQLEATEGQKAELESEMKKLKVQTEQWRKAADAAAAVLSSGIDMNGRIGERCGSMDKQLFSGGYTGFHGSPYNDELDDVFVGGKKKGSGIRMFGDLWKKKSQK; from the coding sequence GGAAAGAGTTTCTGAAGTGCCTCAAAGGCTATCTCCACGGCCTCCATTTCATACGAGGACATCTTCAAGTTCAGAGTCTGATCCGTTGCATCGTAGTCCTAAGCTAAGTGATCGTCGTTCTCCTCGTAGTGCTCAATCTGATCCCTTGAATCAGAAGAAGCTCGGAACTCGGGTTGCTGACTTGGAATCTCAATTAGGCCAAGCACAGCATGAACTCAAGAAACTGAAGGATCAGTTAGCTTCAGCTGAATGTGCAAAAAAGGAAGCTCAGGAGGAattagagaagaaaaagaaaaaaccagtTAACAATCCACCCCCTGACATTAAAGGGAACACAGTTTCTGCACTGCCTCCTACAGATATCCAGGAGGCCAAGGAAGAGATTAGGGAAATTCCAGACAAATCTTCTGAGGAGATCTCAAAAGAAACTGATGTATATGAAGTTCCTGTAAACACAGAGCTGGTCGAATCCAAGGTGGAACTGACTAAGCCTGTTGGTGAATCGCTTGATGTGGTCGAATTCGAGGGTGAAATTAAACATGCTGAGAAATCTTGTGAACCACCAGAGAATGCATTGGCTTTGTGGGAAGATGAGATTAATTTGCTGAAGACCAAATTACAAGAAAAAGAGGAAGAGTGTGAACATTTACGGGTAAATAATGAGAGCCAGAATATGCAAATAATAGAGGCCGCGATGGCTGTGGCGTCAGCTCAAGCGAAGGAAGAAGAAACAGCTTCCAAACTGAAACAAACTGGGATAGAATTAGAAGAGTCCAAGGCAAATGCTGTCAGACTAAAGCAGCAGTTAGAAGCTACTGAAGGACAAAAGGCAGAATTAGAATCGGAAATGAAAAAACTTAAAGTGCAGACGGAGCAATGGAGGAAAGCAGCCGATGCAGCTGCAGCTGTACTTTCTTCAGGAATTGATATGAATGGGAGAATTGGCGAGAGGTGTGGATCCATGGATAAGCAGCTTTTCAGTGGTGGGTATACTGGTTTTCATGGATCACCATACAACGATGAATTAGATGATGTGTTTGTAGGAGGAAAAAAGAAGGGTTCTGGCATTCGTATGTTTGGAGAtttgtggaagaagaagagtcaGAAATGA